A single uncultured Fusobacterium sp. DNA region contains:
- a CDS encoding YoaK family protein, giving the protein MKVLNKMLLNWIYMLCFLGGYINAISIVKYSYTVSHFTGHISKAAINMISGNFLEVLKIISIVFAFIIGTTISGYLVEGREFNLKRRYGYASVILGLGLMLMYTFAYDTILFFYYLPFMIGVENGLFVSYKGVVVRTSHITGSLTDAGVYIGHYLKGKKEDKWKIYFCVFTIVSFMLGGFFGIEAYNIFHKEAFLVASFGYLLVGLEYFIIRQRYRKIAEYPDSKLY; this is encoded by the coding sequence TAGGAGGATATATAAATGCTATTTCTATTGTAAAATATTCCTATACTGTTTCACATTTTACAGGTCATATTTCAAAAGCTGCAATTAATATGATTAGTGGAAATTTCTTAGAAGTGTTAAAAATTATCTCTATAGTTTTTGCCTTTATAATAGGAACAACAATATCTGGATATCTAGTTGAAGGTAGGGAATTTAACTTAAAAAGAAGATATGGTTATGCCTCTGTAATATTAGGATTAGGTCTTATGTTAATGTATACTTTTGCTTATGATACTATTCTTTTCTTCTACTACCTTCCCTTTATGATTGGAGTAGAGAATGGACTTTTTGTTTCATATAAAGGAGTTGTAGTTAGAACTTCTCATATTACTGGAAGTTTAACAGATGCTGGAGTGTATATAGGACACTATTTAAAAGGAAAAAAAGAAGATAAATGGAAAATATATTTTTGTGTCTTCACTATTGTTTCTTTTATGCTTGGAGGTTTCTTTGGAATAGAAGCTTATAATATATTTCATAAAGAAGCTTTTTTAGTAGCTTCTTTTGGATATCTTTTAGTGGGGCTAGAATATTTTATTATAAGACAAAGATATAGAAAAATTGCTGAATATCCTGATTCAAAATTATATTAA